The window AATAGCCCGTCGTGCGGGCCTCCCGCTGGGGCGAAGCACTACTGAGCAATTCACGTATCACGTCGAGACGGACAACTTATGTTTTTCCACTACAGGctcttttttgaattttagtgTTGTTATGGGGCTGTCGATACATAGACGGAGGCTTTGATATTGTGTAGGTTAAACAAACCTGTGTTATcactaaaatattaattcattatATGAGACTCGTTAAAATAGTcaataaatcaaaacaaaatcaaattcttaCTGTTACAAGACTACatgaaaacaaatttataatttattaaactttattGACGGAAAAATAGactaaatatatgtttaatcTATAAGGTTCgaaaatttaatcttaaaaaaaaaaaaaatgagtggAGGTGGATATGCAATTTTAGAATGCAAACACTACGAAGAGAGATCTAAAGTTACCACCTCTACAAACTAGTGATGAATAATTGAACGTTCATGTCGTGCACGTTCATTAAGGTAATATCTACTATCTAGTAGTCATTTTTTAGGTGCAAAAACCAGAACATTCTGCATCACATTACCTCAGAGATAAGTCTCTTCAATATATTTgcaaatataatatatcacAACAGCTCATAATCCTCGTCTACAGGTTTCTCTATCGTTACGTTACATCTAGGGGACGGGGACGGGGACGGGGACGGATTGTACAATTTATTCCTATATACGAGAATAAACGTCATCCCACCATACGAACACAGATCAAGCGAAAGGGTTGACCCAACACCGAAACCATATGGATTCAGTAGTAAGGTCTCGAGAATTAGCGATGCATGCATGCACACAAGTCTTCATTTATGCACAGATTGCTTACAGGAGTATGTCTCAGATATCCATGTTATCGAAGatatcttcatcttcctcgTAGGCTCTCCCGTCCAAATGGAATCCCTCGGCCATCAAATTACTGCCACACCAAAGCTGATGATAAATATAAGGGTCGTTATAAATTAGTTGAAAGTTTTGGAGCAAGAAACTTAGCGTGGCATACCTTAAACACCAGAAGCGGAAGCTAACGACACGCTTTAACTTTCGattataaaagaagaaattgaaggacCATCTGATGAAGCACACAAGTATACCAAAGgttacataaatatatacattCCTAGATGTTGAACTAACATTTTAGGCCACAATATAAATCGAAATACACATACGTTGCCCCTCTCTCTATGGACGGATCCGCATCAGAATTCGGGTTGTAACTGTAAATTTCACATTCTGCTAGTTTTACAACCTGCATGTGCAAGGCAAGGGGTTATTAATATGCCTAATATCGCCATCTACAATCCATTTAAACCACACATACCTCATCAAGAGCCTTATATGTCATATCGAGTAAGGAACCACCCTCATTATTCTCAACCCATTCCTGCAATCGGTATTCGAGGATTTACAAACGTATTGATAAGAAGTTGTTGGCAAGTGAGTTCTTCATCAAGGCATTATTGCTAAATACTATGATATAGAAATCTGCCGCCACATTAGGGGCCCAAACCTCTCCACTCCAGTTCTTACAATGAAAAATCAACCATAATAATAGCCACATCTCCATAAACATTCAAATCAACAAAAGATCCAAAAGTAGGTAGACATATTTTGATCCAAAACCAATCGAGTGTATAAGAAATAAGATGGCGATTTTTCGTGCAGATATTCATGGCTGCCCAAACTaacaggaaaaaagaaaagtaaaattgCAGCCTACTCTACATTCGAGGAAAGGGAGAATTTAACAGAAGCTAATTAAGCAAAAATAATCTTGAATAATACCCAAACCATGCTAGAGAATTAATACTTGAGCAGCTAGGTTATTATGTATTCACACAGACATCTCACGACATCAATTAGCACAAACAAGTGTGCCCAGAGAAATAGTACCTTAGATGCTTCTAACATGTACGCATCAAAGATCTGTTTGAAACTGTCCCAGCTTTCCTCTGTAAAGAACTGGTGTGCTTGCATTGCACTAGTAAACAACAGAGATGTAGGCAAATATCATAGTAAGGAAGCACAATGAAACTATAGAAACTTCAGTATAATTCAGATAAAGCAAAAGTTCAGCACCAACGGACTAACTGGAGAGTATTAGACTTGGAAATGGAGAGACTTGAACTCTCAGCTCCTAGAGCAACAGTTCATTGAAACTGTCTGTCATTCCTTTTGACAACACTCCCaatacaatttttataaaagggAGGAATATAAAGTGGGTTGCCATGTCGCCCAATAAGCTGACAGTAGCATTACCCATAATCCTCCGTCATAGTTCTTTATAAAAACTAATGATGCCACGCATGAAGTGGTGCACGATCATTTTGGCAGATATGAGATACCTGAAGTCATAATCCGGGTACACATGATTGAGGGTGAGAACCAAGTATATCAGAGTTTTTCGGCTGCCATGAAGTTAAACTTGTCAAGGAACCATATAATACAATAACCACCAAGGACATCATATCCAGGTTGGCATTCAATACCTTGATCTGCTCAATAAAAATTCATCTGGTGAAGAAGAGTCTGCATCGGATGATTTCCCAAGATAGTCAAGAATCTGAAGAAGTCGAAGACAAACAATAAGAAACCAGCTGAGAATATTTTTCTACCTCAAACATATGGCAGCACATTCACATATGTATGCATATAATATGCAACAGCATAcatatgaaattgaaagtcGGGCAGTTTGAACGCAAAGTTGCCCGTTATTACCATGAGTCTAATGATAGATACTACAGGGGAAAAACTTccaataaatgttttaaaagctTTTTAACAACATACGACAAGAAGTGAGAAATAAACAACCATGTCATAAATATATTGCAACATGTTTACCTCATTCTCCAAGCTTAAAGATAGTTTCTTGTCTATTCCTGTATGTTTACCttaagaaacataaaaaatagtGGGGGTTTACATTTCAAGAAATCTTAAATATATAGACCAGATGAGCATAAATTTTCAGTTATGCACCCAAGCACACATATTCTTACAAGAATAAGCTTCTAGGCATCCCTTGATAGTACGTTCTCCAAGATTCAAATGGCTCAAGAAATCATTCAACCTATAACAACAGtcatacaaaataaaaatttgagtaagagagaaaaaaaaaaagtgcctGAAGAAAATATGAGAAGGGATAATCATTGAAATAGACCATGATTTGATTTCACTAGACAAACCTATCAAACGGGGTGTATTCTAGGAACTTCATTGGCTAACTTGCGGGCAGATACAGAAACTTCCGTGCTTACTCCTGAGTAGTTTGGTGCAAATTCGCCTGATCTTTGTGATTGCATATAACAGAGCATTATAtgtaaatagaaaaaatataatgtataAAACTTTGGGTCTGCTAAGAACAATACGAGATGATCACGAACCTATTATAAAAGTCACCAACCATTGCGAAAACTGATAATATTGAATACACttctaataaattaacaatCATCTTAACCGAGAAATAAAGTAATGACCCAGTAGCATACTAATTCATATTGAATCACGCATCAAATTACACAGCTATAGAACCCATGCTACTAATGGTACGCAAAAATCACCAGCAcgtaaaattaataaaagcaaAAGGCAGCAACAATCGAAGCCGATCACAAGGAGTGAACACGAAATTAGAACAAATCTTCATAATGGACCAAATTATCAAAGTAACGCCAagtatttttctaaaacaaaattaaaatttattaaaaaaacatgaaattagAATGCTGCACGAGAACGAAGGCTGCCACTTTCATCTAATAACCCATTTCTTCTCAAGCCAGTAATTCACCCTCGCATCACGCAATGTGCTTCAAAACTAATGAATTAGATTCTTAAATCAAGGTCGCCCTAGAACTAACATTTCAATCCCCGTGCGACATTTTTTAGCTCCGAATGAGCAAAGCAACCTAATATTCATCTAATAATCCACTTCTTCTCAAGCCAGTAATTCACCCTCGCATCACGCAATGTCCTTCAAAACTAATGAATTAGATTCTTAAATCAAGCTCGCCCTAGAACTAACATTTCAATCCCCGTGCAACATTTTTTAGCTCCGAATGAGCAAAACAACCTAATATTCATCCCTACACACCttgattgaattaaaaaattccccaaaaatatcaataacaaGGAGAACATACAGtgatttttcaacaaaaacaaatcaccaccaaacaaacaaaaaagatccCCAAACGAGCAATCGAACGAAAtgtaaacaaaacaaacatgaAATGAGAGCACACCTTGCAATCAAAAGCGCTCGAACGAAGATGTATTTGACGAGTAAACGACTGGTTTACATCCAAAATCTGATTATTGCGATGGAATTGAACAGGTTACAGAAATCTCGAAAATGGGTTCTATGAGCCCTATATTCGAATATTCTACCGAAAAATTTCGGGTATGTATCGGTGACCGGTGGTTGTTGGGTCGTGATTACCGAACGACGTCGTTTTCAGCCTTTTAAGAACTATGGGCCGAATTATAAAAGCCCAGCCCAATTAAAACGCATGCTTGGCCCAATTTTTAAGGCGGGTCGTGAAAATtgtgtaattaaaaaaataataataatcaaaacaattataaaaataattaatgaattttgttataataataaacctCACGAATATGGGACACGtgtaattaaaacattttaatttttttaaataaaaattcatttttatttatcgactattttattttttatttttacaaaatttttaatttatttttataggaatcggaacattcaaaatttcctccatttttatatttttttaaaaaaataaaataaaattttttagtaattcctattttataatataatttctattaaaaaaaaaatcataatagatcgataaatatttcacaaaaagtaatataatgttaaagtaatttaaaaaaattcaaacttaaataataataatgataataataataataataataataatataattatattttgtttaatttctattttcatttatttaaccGGCTGGTGCCGTTTGTCCAAAGATGAGCGAAAAGGCGCGGATGACATGACCCCGCGCTCAGACGTAAAGCCCACTCTTTTTCCCGCGCGTGTATTATACTCGTCTCCCTACCATTTCCGACTGTCGGAGGTCCTTTTCACATCCCTACATCTCCGGCAACGGCatattcttcctttttctctcagatctctctctctctctcttaaattTATCCACCGGTCTCCATCATTTATCTGTTGAATCCATTAATTTCTCTTAGTATCATACTtcctttttgaaattttgttagaTCCTCTGCGGATTCTTCCCCCCTTGTTTGAATCATTTATTGCAGCCGGTGGTTCATTTCAATGTCTCGGACACTTTTGGTTTTGATTGTGTGTCTGAGTGCGTTGAGGTTTGGAACTTCGTTGGGATCGCGTTCGATCCTTAGAACGGTTGCTGATAAGAACGGGGATTCTGAAGACTACGCCATTGATTTGAACGCCACCAATTTCGATGCGGTTTTTAGGGATGCTCCAGCCTCCTTTGCGGTCGTTGAATTCTTTGCTCACTGGTTAGgagttcttttccttctcccacATGTTTGTTGATTTGAAATTGTTCGGCGATTTTCTTTCTAGTTGTTGTACTTGTTGCATGTTTTGCTGCTTGGGTTGGGAGCTACGGAAATTTGAGTGTTGCCTAGTATGTGAATTTATTTGTCATTTTGAGAAACCTTGGCACCTCATTCAGTTCTTGGTCTACGTATGATCATTTACCGGTGCAAAGCTAGAATGATAGAATAACAATGGGTGGTGCTTCGTGGCTGATTTTTTAGTTAGTGTTCAGTGAAATCTGTTGCCAAGCAACGGAATTGTGGATTATGGGGAAAGCCCGTAGCTTCTTAAAGAAGAGTAATCCAATGAACTATTTTGCCCATGTCATATGACTCGTgatgccttttcttttaccttcaGAGAACTCAAACGGTAGAATGTTGAAATCAAATACACATgtgatttgttatttaaagtAATCTCAATGCTTCTGTTCAAGTACACTTGTGATATGTTCTAATTGTTACTCTTGTAGGTGCCCTGCTTGCAGAAACTATAAGGTTAGACATCATATTCATATGCTCAAATTTATGTTCAAGAGCTATAGCTACAAGTTATCTAATCTTGCTTTTTGGTTGAACATCAACCTGTAGCCCCATTATGAAAGAGTTGCTAGGCTTTTCAATGGACCTAATGCTGTGCACCCAGGGAAAGTATTAATGACAAGAGTTGACTGCGCATTGAAGGTATAGTGATTCTGCACTATTGATTCCATCACTCTTAGGGATCTTTGTAGTACTTTCTACTTGCCCTTTTGATTTTATGAagtatcatttttttactagCTTGCGCTGGTTCATTTTTGCTATGAGGTATAATGAGTTTGCAttgtgacacccgagtaaagagaggtacatgaatgaatctaggtcaaattcaaatgaaagcGATCTTGAGTATAGGATGGCTAAGAAagacttgaaaaaaaattgaaaagtattaCCTATACCAACGAGGTGTACCTTCCTTTTCAGTAGgtcaatcataggaactctATAGTGAAAGCGTATTTTGTTTGGAGCAATTTATGTTAGGTGATCTCTTGAGAATTTTCCTATGATGTATGTGAGTGAGGATAAAGCATGTTGAAAGGACTCGTATTGGTTTGTGGGGATAATCATAGAACAATCATAGAACTGAATGATTCACATAATTAActtgttgattgaattttgattagTATACAAAGATAATTTGTTGCAAGTCGCAACTTTCTGTCGATTGGCATAGCATGCATGTACACTTGAAGCTGCGAGGGGGTCATCATCACACATCTGGTTCATAATTGGGGTCATCATCACACATCtggttcataaatttaatcatatcaTGCTATTGACAtttgctttaattttttatagcTTTTATAATGAGGATGTACATTACAAAAACTTGTTAAATTTATAGTCTAGTCTTATCTTATAAATTTCTCcaacttttaaaaacatgtttcatATCGGGTGATATGCAAATTGCAACCTTATATTGTGCGTTAACCAATAATGATTTGAGTCGGTGTACCGTATCCGTTTTGGGGTCCTCATAGTGAATGGCCAATATTACTAATTCTTTACCATGCATGAATTTGAGATCTAGAAGGATGGTATCAGCTTATCCTTTGTTGTTgacttcacttttttttttaaatcttgttTATAGTTTTCACTATTTTGGCTAATTTTCTCATGTGTgattgttttgaaaattttagcaGTCTGCGCAACTTTTACCCATTGCTAAATGAGGTCCAAGAAAAAAGATAGTTCTGGCTTTAGTATACAACATTTGTTGAGTCTCCTTGTTcgtaatttgaattttacaaATATCATCTTGGTGATTAGTCCTTGTCGTTTACTTGTCTGCCAGCACAGATGAATACCAATCTCTGTGATAAATTTTCGGTGGGTCACTTTCCTATGCTCTTTTGGGGTCCTCCTTCCAACTTTGTGTCTGGTAGTTGGAATCCTAAGGAAGAGAAAAGTGAAATTCGTAACATCGATGATGGACGGACTGCTGAGAAGTTACTAAATTGGATGAACAAGCAAATGGGCAGGTAGGAGGTACTTTCAATCATTTCTTAATTTGCTCGATCAAGTTTTGCATAGTTGAAGCGAGCAATAAGCAGTTAACTGACTTCCAGCTCATATGGCTTGGATGACCaaacatttgaaaatgagCATCTGTCATCCAATATCTCAGATCCAGGACAGGTTGGTTCAGCCATCATGATAGAACTTTGATTTGCTTATATGACAAATGAAACAATTTTTCTTCACTCCTGATGTTGAcaattgaaatgatttgatGATGATAGATTGCTCGAGCAGTCTATGATGTTGAGGAGGCAACATCCACTGCCTTTGATATTATCTTGGAACACAAGGTAATTAGTTTTTTGTACCACATGCTTACATATACGTATATAAACGTGTATGTGTTATTTCCAGCAATTATAGACCGATAACTTACACATGCATGCTTTCAGATGATCAACTCTGAAACTCGAGCACCCTTTATaaaatttcttcaacttctGGTGGTTCATCATCCTTCTGTGAGGTGCATATTTGTCTCATCCTTGTCTTCACCTAAGTGATATTTTCCTGTTTCATTATCGGGatgtttcttctctttctcttagGTGTCGAAGAGGTAGCGCTGAGATACTTGTAAACTTCGACGAGTTGAGCCTTGCAGATATGAAACAAGAAGAGGTTGCTAGTGAAAAAGGTGCAGttaaaaactttcaaatatgTGGAAAAGATGTTCCTCGTGGATATTGGGTGGGTACACAAACCATAAAATTTAACCAGACTATTTTTGGAATTATGAGTTGCATTCTTTGATGTATCTTGTCGACCACTATCTGGTATTCCCTGGGTATTGATATGAActgtattttcattttctatcgAATACAAGAAACATGGTCAActatcttttttgtttgatggtAGTGAAGTCTTAGAATCTTTACCTTGGCAGAGGGTTAGATGACCTCCTAAGATATATGTTGAGCATGATTAAGATACATGGATTTCGTCATCCACCGTGAAATCTTTGTGGCATGATTAAGATACTTTATTTCGTATGATCAAGGTAGGCACGACCTACAGAACAGTTTGAAGAGAAACCTCCAATTTTAAGATTGTTTCTTTCATATCAACGAATTGTTTGTGTTTCAAAACCTCCATTTGTTTGAGACGCTTGAAACTCTCACTATACATAATACTTCTCTTTCTACTGACTACCTgatcattttctctctccttcccttgtattatacacacacacacaaagaGTCCTATAATTCTCATTATCTTTGAATGTCATGTTTGCAGATTTTCTGCCGCGGTAGCAAGAACGATACGAGGGGATTTAGGTAACTTTTTCTCGTACTTTTATTTGATGTGCCAGATAGTACCCAATTGTTCTTCCCAAATGTGTGGAAAAGCTTAGCTATCTctagaaattaatttacacTCGGTTCCTTTATCTAAATCTGGAGAAAATTAGCAACATTCTCTATACAAAAGTGACAATGCCTTCGAATTCCTAGCCATTTACATTCCATTAAGGAGAATGCAGTTGGAATTTCGTGCGGAGTTTCATATGATTGTTCTTATTCGCTCCATTGTGCTtcctgaaaagaaaagaaaaatggaaaaataaaaggaaaaacaaattaatgatCCAAATCAGAGTATAGTTGCTAAACCTATTGATGTTGTAGTTAACGTTTAGATGGTTGGTTGTCTTTCTACAATCCTGTGATTTATTACCTCTTTCTGCAGTTGTGGATTATGGGTTCTACTGCATTCTCTTTCTGTGAGAATTGAGGACGGAGAAAGCCAGTTTGCGTTCACAGCTATATGCGATTTCATCCGTAACTTCTTCGTTTGCGAGGAATGTCGTCAGCACTTTCACGAAATGTGTTCGAGGTAAGATTGGAGTAAATATTTggtataattttcttaatatatcCTTACCATCTAACTCAAGGTACTATCTTCAGTGTGTCT is drawn from Cucurbita pepo subsp. pepo cultivar mu-cu-16 chromosome LG09, ASM280686v2, whole genome shotgun sequence and contains these coding sequences:
- the LOC111801360 gene encoding repressor of RNA polymerase III transcription MAF1 homolog isoform X1, whose protein sequence is MKFLEYTPFDRLNDFLSHLNLGERTIKGCLEAYSCKHTGIDKKLSLSLENEILDYLGKSSDADSSSPDEFLLSRSSRKTLIYLVLTLNHVYPDYDFSAMQAHQFFTEESWDSFKQIFDAYMLEASKEWVENNEGGSLLDMTYKALDEVVKLAECEIYSYNPNSDADPSIERGATWSFNFFFYNRKLKRVVSFRFWCLSNLMAEGFHLDGRAYEEDEDIFDNMDI
- the LOC111801360 gene encoding repressor of RNA polymerase III transcription MAF1 homolog isoform X2; amino-acid sequence: MKFLEYTPFDRLNDFLSHLNLGERTIKGCLEAYSCKHTGIDKKLSLSLENEILDYLGKSSDADSSSPDEFLLSRSSRKTLIYLVLTLNHVYPDYDFSAMQAHQFFTEESWDSFKQIFDAYMLEASKEWVENNEGGSLLDMTYKALDEVVKLAECEIYSYNPNSDADPSIERGATWSFNFFFYNRKLKRVVSFRFWCLSFGVAVI
- the LOC111801361 gene encoding sulfhydryl oxidase 2-like isoform X1 is translated as MSRTLLVLIVCLSALRFGTSLGSRSILRTVADKNGDSEDYAIDLNATNFDAVFRDAPASFAVVEFFAHWCPACRNYKPHYERVARLFNGPNAVHPGKVLMTRVDCALKMNTNLCDKFSVGHFPMLFWGPPSNFVSGSWNPKEEKSEIRNIDDGRTAEKLLNWMNKQMGSSYGLDDQTFENEHLSSNISDPGQIARAVYDVEEATSTAFDIILEHKMINSETRAPFIKFLQLLVVHHPSVRCRRGSAEILVNFDELSLADMKQEEVASEKGAVKNFQICGKDVPRGYWIFCRGSKNDTRGFSCGLWVLLHSLSVRIEDGESQFAFTAICDFIRNFFVCEECRQHFHEMCSSVSSPFNKARDFALWLWRAHNKVNERLLKEEESMGTADPKFPKMIWPPPQLCSSCYLSHSSKQIKWDENVVHKFLTNYYGKMLVSLYKSNSSLGNVGVDGALDELATSTNAVAVPVGAALAIALASCAFGVLACYWRSQQKSRKPRRSSELKFCEGYDSTEVK
- the LOC111801361 gene encoding sulfhydryl oxidase 2-like isoform X2, with the translated sequence MSRTLLVLIVCLSALRFGTSLGSRSILRTVADKNGDSEDYAIDLNATNFDAVFRDAPASFAVVEFFAHWCPACRNYKPHYERVARLFNGPNAVHPGKVLMTRVDCALKMNTNLCDKFSVGHFPMLFWGPPSNFVSGSWNPKEEKSEIRNIDDGRTAEKLLNWMNKQMGSSYGLDDQTFENEHLSSNISDPGQIARAVYDVEEATSTAFDIILEHKMINSETRAPFIKFLQLLVVHHPSVRCRRGSAEILVNFDELSLADMKQEEVASEKGAVKNFQICGKDVPRGYWIFCRGSKNDTRGFSCGLWVLLHSLSVRIEDGESQFAFTAICDFIRNFFVCEECRQHFHEMCSSVSSPFNKARDFALWLWRAHNKVNERLLKEEESMGTADPKFPKMIWPPPQLCSSCYLSHSSKQIKWDENVVHKFLTNYYGKMLVSLYKSNSSLGNVGVDGALDELATSTNAVAVPVGAALAIALASCAFGVLACYWRSQQKSRKYYHQRHSLKKYDY